In Prescottella soli, a genomic segment contains:
- the lnt gene encoding apolipoprotein N-acyltransferase: MSSDDRGGRRPLTATLRDCVLAVAAGLLLFASFPPRTLWFLAPLGVALLTAVLTDYGRRGRTLRAGFGYGYLAGLAFLVALLPWVGEYVGPLPWLALSAADAVFIGLFGLGAVLVARLRAPLWVVALAIAAVWSLTEWLRSSVPFGGFPWGRLAFGQPEGWLLPLAALGGAPLLSFGVALTGAGLAVLAFVVARRASVRSLIGPVVVTCAASVVALATVPYVHADADADGDRTITVAAIQGSVPRLGLEFNAQRRAVLDNHVRRTFQLADDVAAGRQPQPDVVVWPENASDIDPLRNADAAAEITAASEAVGAPILVGAVLVNPDHTTTNSVIVWNGDQGPGERHDKRIIQPFGEYLPYRDFFRHFSSYADQAGNFVPGHGNGVVTAAGIPIGVATCYEVAFDRALTQSVRDGAQLIAVPTNNATFGDTEMTYQQLAMSRVRAVEHRRDVVVAATSGVSAIIGADGSVQQETALFEPAALVSQVSLRTGTTLATRLGPIPEVLLCLGAVVALVFAAVRGRRGGESTSTTTQRADCAVPDTNDAPASTGGEDLDVSGDRGKHAAQRTDPGDHSDV; the protein is encoded by the coding sequence ATGAGCAGTGATGACCGCGGCGGCCGACGGCCGCTGACCGCGACGCTGCGCGATTGCGTCCTGGCGGTCGCGGCCGGCCTGCTGCTGTTCGCGAGCTTCCCGCCGCGGACACTGTGGTTCCTGGCGCCGCTCGGTGTCGCACTGCTGACCGCGGTGCTCACCGACTACGGGCGCCGCGGCCGAACCCTGAGGGCCGGCTTCGGCTACGGCTACCTGGCGGGTCTCGCATTCCTCGTCGCGCTGCTGCCGTGGGTCGGGGAGTACGTCGGGCCGCTGCCGTGGCTGGCCCTGTCCGCGGCCGACGCGGTGTTCATCGGTCTGTTCGGTCTCGGTGCGGTGCTCGTCGCGCGACTCCGTGCGCCGCTGTGGGTGGTGGCGCTCGCGATCGCCGCGGTGTGGAGCCTCACCGAATGGCTGCGCTCGTCGGTGCCGTTCGGCGGATTCCCTTGGGGGCGGCTCGCATTCGGTCAACCCGAGGGCTGGCTGCTGCCGTTGGCGGCGCTGGGTGGCGCACCGCTGCTCAGCTTCGGGGTGGCCCTGACCGGCGCCGGCCTCGCCGTGCTGGCGTTCGTCGTGGCCCGGCGCGCCTCGGTGCGGTCGCTGATCGGCCCGGTCGTGGTCACCTGCGCCGCGTCGGTCGTCGCACTGGCGACGGTGCCTTACGTGCACGCCGACGCCGACGCCGACGGCGACCGGACGATCACGGTCGCCGCGATCCAGGGCAGCGTGCCCCGGTTGGGGCTCGAGTTCAACGCGCAGCGTCGCGCGGTGCTCGACAACCACGTCCGACGCACCTTCCAGCTCGCCGACGACGTCGCCGCCGGCCGGCAGCCGCAGCCCGACGTGGTGGTGTGGCCGGAGAACGCGTCGGACATCGACCCGCTCCGGAACGCCGACGCCGCCGCCGAGATCACCGCGGCGTCGGAAGCGGTGGGGGCGCCGATCCTCGTGGGCGCGGTCCTGGTCAATCCCGATCACACCACCACGAACTCGGTGATCGTCTGGAACGGCGATCAGGGCCCGGGCGAGCGCCACGACAAGCGGATCATCCAGCCGTTCGGCGAGTACCTGCCGTACCGCGACTTCTTCCGGCACTTCTCGTCGTACGCGGACCAGGCCGGCAACTTCGTGCCCGGACACGGCAACGGTGTCGTGACCGCCGCCGGCATCCCCATCGGTGTGGCCACCTGCTACGAGGTGGCGTTCGACCGCGCCCTCACCCAGTCGGTGCGGGACGGCGCGCAGCTGATCGCGGTGCCGACGAACAACGCGACGTTCGGCGACACCGAGATGACCTACCAGCAGCTCGCGATGTCGCGGGTGCGGGCCGTCGAGCATCGCCGGGACGTCGTCGTCGCGGCCACCAGCGGTGTGAGCGCGATCATCGGCGCGGACGGTTCGGTCCAGCAGGAGACCGCTCTCTTCGAGCCGGCGGCCCTCGTGTCGCAGGTCTCACTGCGTACCGGTACTACGCTGGCAACTCGGCTCGGCCCGATTCCGGAGGTTCTCCTGTGTCTCGGGGCCGTCGTCGCCCTCGTGTTCGCCGCCGTGCGCGGCCGTCGGGGCGGCGAGTCGACGAGCACGACGACGCAGCGGGCGGATTGCGCCGTCCCGGATACGAACGATGCGCCGGCCAGCACCGGTGGGGAGGATCTCGATGTCAGCGGCGACAGGGGGAAGCACGCAGCCCAGCGCACGGACCCTGGTGATCATTCCGACGTATGA
- a CDS encoding amidohydrolase, with protein sequence MSTQLLVDGRIYSPSAPDATAMAVTDGVVVWVGEDRPGRALHPDAEIVELDGAFVTPGFVDTHVHVTALGLQLTGLDLSGARDKAECLDLLRHFARERDDAVIWGQGWDDTRWPDAAPTTAELDEAAPGRAVYLTRIDAHSALCSTPLRQSASGLASAAGFSPDGALTGDAHHVARAQARALVTPAQRAAARTAALDHAAAQGIVAVHECGGPDIGGLDDFRELLALSHGVEVRGYWGEAVDSPEAATELLARTGAHGLGGDLFIDGALGSRTAALLDPYHDCAGHHGNNYLDVDAVAAHVRACTLAGIQAGFHVIGDAAVTAAVAAFATVAGELGGPALAARGHRLEHLEMVTPEQAAQLGGWGVIASMQPVFDALWGGPDGMYAQRLGADRAAGMNPFAPIAATGMSLAFGSDAPVTPIEPWAMLRAAVHHHTPGSGVSPRAAFSAATRGAWRAGGVRDGMAGTLTPGAPASYVIWDADELVVSAPKDSVQRWSTDPRSRVPALPRLEDGARTPVCLRSVHRGVTVHEQ encoded by the coding sequence GTGAGTACCCAACTGTTGGTCGACGGCCGTATCTACAGTCCCAGCGCACCCGACGCGACCGCGATGGCGGTCACCGACGGCGTCGTGGTCTGGGTCGGCGAGGACCGTCCGGGCCGCGCGCTGCATCCCGACGCGGAGATCGTCGAACTCGACGGCGCCTTCGTCACCCCCGGTTTCGTCGACACGCACGTCCACGTGACCGCCCTCGGCCTGCAGTTGACGGGTCTCGATCTCAGCGGCGCCCGCGACAAGGCCGAGTGCCTGGACCTGCTGCGCCACTTCGCGCGCGAACGCGACGACGCCGTGATCTGGGGTCAGGGCTGGGACGACACCCGCTGGCCTGACGCCGCGCCGACCACGGCCGAACTCGACGAGGCCGCGCCCGGCCGCGCCGTGTACCTCACGCGCATCGATGCGCATTCCGCGCTGTGCTCGACCCCGCTGCGGCAGTCCGCGTCCGGGCTGGCATCGGCCGCCGGCTTCTCGCCCGACGGGGCGCTGACCGGCGACGCGCACCACGTGGCCCGCGCGCAGGCGCGCGCCCTGGTGACTCCGGCGCAGCGCGCGGCGGCCCGCACCGCGGCCCTCGACCATGCTGCGGCGCAGGGCATCGTGGCCGTCCACGAGTGCGGCGGCCCCGACATCGGTGGCCTCGACGACTTCCGCGAACTGCTGGCGCTGTCCCACGGCGTCGAGGTGCGCGGCTACTGGGGCGAGGCCGTCGACTCCCCGGAGGCGGCCACCGAACTTCTCGCCCGGACCGGCGCGCACGGCCTCGGCGGCGACCTGTTCATCGACGGCGCCCTCGGCTCGCGGACGGCGGCGCTGCTCGATCCGTACCACGACTGCGCCGGCCACCACGGCAACAACTACCTCGACGTCGACGCGGTCGCCGCCCACGTGCGCGCCTGCACGCTCGCGGGCATCCAGGCCGGATTCCACGTGATCGGCGACGCCGCCGTCACCGCCGCCGTCGCGGCGTTCGCGACCGTCGCCGGTGAGCTCGGCGGCCCGGCGCTCGCCGCCCGCGGCCACCGGCTCGAGCACCTCGAGATGGTCACCCCGGAACAGGCGGCGCAGCTCGGCGGGTGGGGTGTGATCGCGAGCATGCAGCCGGTCTTCGACGCGCTGTGGGGCGGGCCCGACGGCATGTACGCGCAGCGCCTCGGCGCCGACCGGGCCGCGGGGATGAACCCGTTCGCGCCCATCGCCGCGACCGGGATGTCGCTGGCATTCGGTTCGGACGCCCCCGTGACCCCGATCGAGCCGTGGGCGATGCTGCGCGCGGCCGTCCACCACCACACTCCCGGCAGCGGCGTCTCGCCGCGCGCCGCGTTCTCGGCCGCGACCCGCGGCGCGTGGCGTGCCGGTGGTGTCCGGGACGGCATGGCCGGCACCCTGACACCGGGCGCGCCCGCGTCGTACGTGATCTGGGACGCTGACGAGCTGGTCGTCTCGGCCCCCAAGGACTCGGTGCAGCGGTGGTCCACCGACCCCCGCTCCCGCGTGCCCGCCCTGCCGCGGCTCGAGGACGGCGCCCGCACGCCGGTGTGCCTGCGCTCGGTGCACCGCGGAGTCACCGTTCATGAGCAGTGA
- a CDS encoding FxsA family protein → MIALLFVLYVVVEVGALIWVGSTIGVLWTVLLLIAGSAVGMVLVKSQWRVVMDGFRRASRGEGSPTGAVADGAMVAAGSVLMFVPGLVTSVLGLLMLLPPTRWALRPAAVLLAGKKASVTLTGVEFASRAAGARRGTVIDGEVVDVYPDFGPDSPTQGPRALP, encoded by the coding sequence ATGATCGCCCTGCTGTTCGTTCTCTACGTAGTGGTGGAGGTCGGCGCCCTGATCTGGGTGGGTTCCACGATCGGCGTGCTGTGGACGGTGCTGCTCCTGATCGCCGGATCGGCGGTGGGCATGGTGCTGGTCAAGTCCCAGTGGCGTGTGGTGATGGACGGGTTCCGGCGCGCGTCGCGCGGGGAGGGGTCCCCGACGGGCGCGGTCGCGGACGGCGCGATGGTCGCCGCCGGTTCGGTGCTGATGTTCGTGCCCGGACTGGTGACGTCGGTGCTCGGTCTGCTGATGCTGCTGCCGCCGACGCGGTGGGCGCTGCGTCCGGCGGCGGTCCTGCTCGCCGGCAAGAAGGCGAGCGTCACGCTCACCGGGGTCGAGTTCGCGTCGCGGGCCGCCGGGGCGCGGCGGGGCACCGTCATCGACGGCGAGGTCGTGGACGTGTACCCCGACTTCGGGCCCGACAGCCCGACCCAGGGACCCCGCGCGCTGCCGTAA
- a CDS encoding response regulator transcription factor — MPISVLLVDDQELMRMGLTMVLDAHDDIVVVGEEGDGAAAIRSARALQPDVVLMDVRMPVVDGVAATERILESGGPTKVLVMTTFDLDEHALAALRAGASGFLLKDTPPEDLVSAIRSVAAGDAVVSPRVTRRLLSRFLRDDLPPSRDPAILDVLTDREREVLCLVAGGLSNCEIAAKLYLSEATIKSHVGRVLAKLGLRDRVQAVVLSYETGLVRPGAGSTQRRA, encoded by the coding sequence GTGCCGATCTCCGTTCTTCTCGTCGACGACCAGGAACTCATGCGCATGGGCCTGACCATGGTGCTCGACGCACACGACGACATCGTCGTGGTGGGGGAGGAGGGGGACGGCGCGGCGGCGATCCGCTCCGCGCGCGCCCTGCAGCCCGACGTCGTGCTCATGGACGTGCGGATGCCCGTCGTCGACGGTGTCGCGGCGACCGAGCGGATCCTCGAGTCCGGCGGCCCCACCAAGGTGCTCGTGATGACCACGTTCGACCTCGACGAGCACGCACTGGCCGCGCTGCGGGCCGGTGCCAGCGGATTCCTGCTCAAGGACACCCCGCCCGAGGACCTGGTCTCGGCGATCCGCAGCGTCGCGGCCGGGGACGCGGTCGTCTCCCCGCGGGTGACGCGGCGCCTGCTGTCCCGCTTCCTGCGCGACGACCTGCCGCCGTCGCGTGATCCCGCGATCCTCGATGTCCTCACCGACCGGGAACGCGAGGTGCTGTGCCTGGTCGCGGGCGGCCTGTCGAACTGCGAGATCGCCGCGAAGCTGTACCTGTCCGAGGCGACGATCAAGTCGCACGTGGGACGGGTGCTGGCCAAGCTGGGACTGCGGGACCGCGTCCAGGCCGTCGTCCTGTCCTACGAGACGGGCCTGGTGCGGCCCGGAGCGGGATCGACGCAGCGTCGGGCGTAG
- a CDS encoding sensor histidine kinase, with protein MRRFSLWLRERPMVADAMLAGLLFALEVASAFGRTAPVLYVLTGAGLSLPIACRRRHPRAAATAVLVMSIVCTLTLYATGELNTEEGSHPAVFALAVSLYSLVAYVGRRAAAYYVIGLVIDAAVSLRLFDEDVLALSIFWTLAYALSWILAEFIGARRAYDEEVAARLAVAELERDRRADDAVYAERTRIARELHDVVAHAVSVMIVQADGASYALRRDPEKAERALSNIAGTGREALAELRRTVALLRTPQTPAEMPQHGTAGVARVVETMREAGLAVELTQSGAIDDVRPAVSLGVHRLVQESLTNVLRHAGADPKAWVHVARRENDVLVEIVDNGSARYGSSGRRRAARAGLDGSGNGLVGMRERVAVLGGTLEAGRRRDGGWTVRAELPLDPDR; from the coding sequence ATGCGGAGGTTCAGTCTGTGGCTGCGGGAGCGGCCGATGGTTGCCGACGCGATGCTCGCGGGGCTGCTGTTCGCGCTCGAGGTCGCGTCGGCGTTCGGTCGGACGGCGCCGGTGCTGTACGTGCTCACCGGTGCCGGGCTGTCCCTGCCGATCGCGTGCCGGCGCCGCCACCCGCGGGCCGCGGCGACCGCCGTGCTCGTCATGTCGATCGTCTGCACCCTCACGCTGTACGCGACCGGTGAGCTGAACACCGAGGAGGGCTCGCATCCCGCGGTGTTCGCGCTCGCGGTGTCGCTCTACAGCCTCGTGGCGTACGTGGGCCGGCGCGCGGCGGCGTACTACGTGATCGGGCTCGTGATCGACGCCGCCGTGTCGCTCCGTCTGTTCGACGAGGATGTGCTCGCGCTCTCGATCTTCTGGACGCTCGCGTACGCGCTGTCGTGGATCCTCGCCGAGTTCATCGGCGCCCGCCGCGCCTACGACGAGGAGGTCGCCGCGCGGCTGGCGGTCGCCGAACTCGAGCGGGATCGTCGAGCGGACGACGCCGTCTACGCCGAGCGCACCCGCATCGCCCGCGAACTGCACGACGTCGTGGCGCACGCCGTGAGCGTCATGATCGTGCAGGCCGACGGCGCGTCGTACGCCCTGCGCCGCGACCCGGAGAAGGCCGAGCGGGCGCTGTCCAACATCGCCGGGACGGGCCGGGAGGCGTTGGCCGAACTGCGCCGCACCGTCGCGCTGCTGCGCACGCCCCAGACCCCCGCGGAGATGCCGCAGCACGGGACGGCGGGAGTCGCGCGGGTGGTCGAGACGATGCGCGAGGCCGGGCTGGCGGTGGAGCTGACCCAGTCGGGCGCCATCGACGACGTCCGTCCGGCGGTGAGCCTCGGCGTGCACCGGCTGGTGCAGGAGTCGCTGACCAACGTCCTGCGGCACGCGGGCGCCGACCCGAAGGCGTGGGTCCACGTCGCCCGCCGCGAGAACGACGTGCTGGTCGAGATCGTCGACAACGGCAGTGCGCGGTACGGCAGCAGCGGACGCCGCCGAGCCGCCCGCGCCGGGCTCGACGGCAGCGGCAACGGACTCGTCGGCATGCGGGAGCGGGTCGCGGTCCTCGGCGGCACCCTAGAGGCCGGTCGACGGCGCGACGGCGGATGGACCGTCCGTGCCGAACTACCGCTCGACCCCGATCGATGA
- a CDS encoding DUF4304 domain-containing protein, whose amino-acid sequence MDDSVSVGFDGVERDHVRPFLKGLGFRKRALVFTRVRDGLTDVVSLQRSSGNAGGNVRFYVNCGVYSPEFATTIGEAVTERPREVDCQFRCRLESLAPAAPPWFELTEDTPAEPLGSAVVAALATAVPALGDIDTTDALAARISGGVAIEAFRYRVATEDWESARALYRSIRAEFGGAARWPRIDDNLRRHVPEPNLALVTSP is encoded by the coding sequence GTGGATGATTCGGTGTCCGTGGGCTTCGACGGTGTCGAGCGCGATCATGTCCGGCCGTTCCTGAAGGGCCTCGGTTTCCGGAAGCGCGCGCTCGTCTTCACCCGCGTGCGCGACGGCCTGACCGATGTCGTGTCCTTGCAGCGGTCCTCGGGGAACGCCGGCGGCAACGTGCGTTTCTACGTGAACTGCGGCGTCTACTCCCCGGAGTTCGCGACCACGATCGGCGAGGCGGTCACCGAACGCCCGCGCGAGGTCGACTGCCAGTTCCGGTGCCGCCTCGAAAGCCTGGCGCCGGCGGCTCCGCCGTGGTTCGAGCTCACCGAGGACACGCCCGCCGAACCGCTCGGCTCCGCGGTGGTCGCGGCGCTGGCGACGGCGGTGCCCGCGCTCGGCGACATCGACACGACCGACGCGCTCGCGGCCCGCATCAGCGGCGGCGTGGCGATCGAAGCGTTCCGGTATCGCGTGGCCACCGAGGACTGGGAGTCCGCGCGAGCGCTCTACCGGTCCATCCGCGCCGAGTTCGGCGGAGCGGCGCGCTGGCCGCGGATCGACGACAACCTCAGGCGCCACGTACCCGAGCCGAATCTCGCCCTGGTCACGTCCCCGTAG
- a CDS encoding cadmium resistance transporter, translating into MDDLLVLAVFFGQAPGHRGAAMRVVAGQYLGFIAILAVSIATAVAGSALLPPEVLPYLGLVPLALGLRAGWSAWRTRRSEPDDPDPSAGAETRTGPGIWEVAAVTFANGGDNIGVYVPIFAVASVPTMSLFALVFLICVALWCLAGRYFASHPVIARILTRWGHVILPVALVAIGLTILIEGGAFGI; encoded by the coding sequence ATCGACGACCTGCTCGTTCTCGCCGTCTTCTTCGGGCAGGCGCCCGGCCATCGCGGAGCCGCCATGCGGGTCGTCGCAGGCCAGTACCTCGGATTCATCGCGATCCTGGCGGTCTCGATCGCGACCGCGGTCGCCGGATCGGCGCTGCTGCCACCCGAGGTGCTCCCGTACCTCGGGCTCGTGCCGCTCGCGCTCGGGCTCCGGGCCGGGTGGAGCGCCTGGCGTACCCGCCGCAGCGAACCCGACGACCCCGACCCGTCGGCCGGGGCCGAGACTCGAACGGGCCCGGGAATCTGGGAGGTGGCTGCCGTCACCTTCGCGAACGGCGGCGACAACATCGGCGTCTACGTGCCGATCTTCGCTGTCGCGTCGGTGCCCACGATGTCGCTGTTCGCCCTGGTCTTCCTGATCTGTGTGGCGCTCTGGTGCCTCGCCGGCCGGTACTTCGCGTCCCATCCGGTCATCGCCCGGATACTCACCCGCTGGGGTCACGTCATCCTGCCCGTAGCCCTGGTCGCGATCGGCCTCACGATCCTCATCGAAGGCGGCGCCTTCGGCATCTAG
- a CDS encoding DUF6191 domain-containing protein — protein sequence MGLLWAMTLPGLACLLVVLAFVEVAWNRATGRGLLPWFRHRKSRSVAATGFEEVAALFQGSKHHEFEQRQTELMHREDGTDGAPPRIRVDLESGSVRVRRSDDPE from the coding sequence ATGGGGCTGCTCTGGGCGATGACACTGCCTGGCCTGGCTTGCCTACTGGTCGTCCTGGCGTTCGTCGAAGTCGCGTGGAATCGCGCGACCGGCCGCGGACTGCTGCCCTGGTTTCGCCACCGCAAGTCCCGCAGCGTCGCCGCCACCGGGTTCGAAGAGGTCGCGGCCCTGTTCCAGGGTTCGAAACACCACGAATTCGAGCAACGCCAGACCGAATTGATGCACCGCGAGGACGGGACGGACGGGGCGCCGCCACGGATCCGCGTGGATCTGGAATCAGGTTCGGTGCGGGTCAGGCGATCCGACGACCCTGAGTGA
- a CDS encoding TldD/PmbA family protein, whose amino-acid sequence MIVTHGAVPPAAASDHPVDPEFTTLPLHALADAALSVARAAGAEHADLRVHRLVTQSLRLRDGKVQSVQDGAESGFAVRVVVDGTWGFASHAELTPERAAAVAAEAVEVARALRSLNRERVVLAPEPAYRDVTWVSGYATDPFTVATADKVGLLADYSRRLLDADGIDHVTANCLQVKEQTFYADLAGSTITQQRVRLHPELEAVSVDAEAGTFETMRTLAPPVGRGWEYVTGTGWEWDAELAEIPGLLAQKIAAPSVTAGPTDLVIDPTNLWLTIHESIGHATEYDRAIGYESAYAGTSFATPDLLGTLRYGTPIMHVTADRTEPHGLASVGFDDDAVAAQRWDLVRGGTLVGYQLDRVFAPRLGLDRSNGCSYADSAHHVPIQRMANVSLQPDPVADTTTADLISRVEDGIYVVGDKSWSIDMQRYNFQFTGQRFFRIRDGRLDGQLRDVAYQATTTDFWGAMEAVGGPSTWRLGGAFNCGKAQPGQVAAVSHGCPSALFRGVGVLNTRTEGGR is encoded by the coding sequence GTGATCGTCACTCACGGCGCCGTCCCGCCCGCAGCCGCGTCCGACCACCCGGTCGACCCCGAATTCACCACCCTGCCGTTGCATGCCCTGGCCGACGCCGCGCTGTCCGTCGCCCGGGCCGCCGGCGCCGAGCACGCCGATCTGCGGGTGCACCGCCTGGTGACCCAGTCGCTGCGGCTGCGGGACGGCAAGGTCCAGTCCGTGCAGGACGGCGCCGAGTCCGGATTCGCGGTGCGCGTCGTGGTCGACGGAACCTGGGGGTTCGCGTCGCACGCCGAGCTGACCCCGGAGCGGGCGGCGGCCGTCGCGGCAGAGGCCGTCGAGGTGGCCCGCGCGCTGCGCAGCCTCAACCGCGAACGGGTGGTGCTCGCACCGGAACCCGCGTACCGGGACGTCACCTGGGTGTCGGGCTACGCCACCGACCCGTTCACGGTCGCCACCGCCGACAAGGTCGGGTTGCTCGCCGACTACTCGCGGCGCCTGCTCGACGCCGACGGCATCGACCACGTCACCGCGAACTGCCTGCAGGTCAAGGAGCAGACGTTCTACGCCGACCTGGCCGGGTCGACGATCACCCAGCAGCGGGTGCGGCTGCATCCCGAGCTCGAGGCCGTCTCGGTGGACGCCGAGGCCGGCACCTTCGAGACGATGCGCACCCTCGCCCCGCCGGTGGGTCGCGGCTGGGAGTACGTGACCGGCACCGGCTGGGAATGGGATGCCGAACTCGCCGAGATCCCCGGGCTGCTCGCGCAGAAGATCGCGGCGCCGAGCGTCACGGCGGGCCCGACCGACCTCGTGATCGACCCCACCAACCTGTGGCTCACCATCCACGAATCCATCGGCCACGCAACCGAATACGATCGCGCCATCGGATACGAGTCCGCGTACGCGGGGACGTCGTTCGCGACGCCCGACCTGCTGGGCACCTTGCGGTACGGCACGCCGATCATGCACGTCACCGCGGACCGCACCGAGCCGCACGGGCTCGCGAGCGTCGGGTTCGACGACGACGCCGTCGCCGCGCAACGCTGGGACCTGGTGCGGGGCGGGACGCTGGTCGGCTACCAGCTCGACCGGGTGTTCGCGCCCCGCCTCGGCCTGGACCGCTCCAACGGGTGCTCGTACGCCGATTCGGCGCACCACGTGCCGATCCAGCGGATGGCGAACGTGTCGCTGCAGCCCGATCCGGTCGCCGACACCACCACCGCGGACCTCATCTCCCGCGTCGAGGACGGCATCTACGTCGTCGGCGACAAGAGCTGGTCGATCGACATGCAGCGCTACAACTTCCAGTTCACCGGCCAGCGGTTCTTCCGGATCCGGGACGGCCGGCTCGACGGGCAGCTGCGCGACGTCGCGTACCAGGCGACGACGACGGACTTCTGGGGCGCGATGGAGGCGGTCGGCGGGCCGTCCACGTGGCGTCTCGGCGGCGCATTCAACTGCGGCAAGGCGCAACCCGGCCAGGTGGCGGCGGTCAGCCACGGCTGCCCGTCGGCGCTGTTCCGCGGCGTGGGCGTGCTCAACACCCGAACGGAGGGCGGGCGATGA
- a CDS encoding metallopeptidase TldD-related protein produces the protein MIAAQELVEKALALSTADETMVLVTDASEASLRWAGNSMTTNGVSTSRSWTVLSVIRSDDGTARVGAVTSSTVDADAIVDVVRASEAAARSAPPAEDAMDLLTGDGADAGWSDGAAATGVGVFETLVPGLADGFDGADRLYGFAHHQMHSTWLGTSTGIRRRYTQPTGSIEINGKRGDASAWVGTASLDFADVSVPDLLSELSRRLDWSARTVALPAGRYETVLPPSAVSDLMIPLMWAMEGRGAQEGHTALSRSGGTRVGERLTDIPLTLYSDPRADRLAYSPFVATTASSDTVSVFDNGMDAARVDWIRDGVIHALAYPRAAAAEFEAPVAVPGDNLLLTGGSAATLDDLVAGTERGLLLTTLWYIREVDPATALLTGLTRDGVYLVEDGAVTAAVNNFRFNESPLDLLRRATEVGATEPTLPREWKDWFTRTAMPPMRIPDFHMSSVSQAQ, from the coding sequence ATGATCGCCGCACAGGAACTCGTCGAGAAGGCGCTGGCCCTCTCCACGGCCGACGAGACGATGGTGCTGGTCACCGACGCGAGCGAGGCGTCGTTGCGCTGGGCCGGCAATTCGATGACCACCAACGGGGTCTCGACGTCGCGGTCCTGGACCGTGCTGTCGGTGATCCGCTCCGACGACGGTACCGCGAGGGTCGGCGCGGTGACGTCCTCGACGGTCGACGCGGACGCGATCGTCGACGTCGTGCGGGCCAGCGAGGCGGCCGCCCGCTCGGCGCCGCCGGCCGAGGACGCGATGGACCTGCTGACCGGTGACGGCGCGGACGCCGGATGGTCGGACGGCGCCGCGGCGACGGGGGTCGGGGTGTTCGAGACGCTCGTGCCCGGTCTGGCGGACGGGTTCGACGGCGCCGACCGGCTGTACGGCTTCGCCCACCACCAGATGCACAGCACCTGGCTCGGGACGTCGACCGGCATCCGGCGCCGGTACACCCAGCCGACCGGCTCGATCGAGATCAACGGCAAGCGCGGCGACGCGAGCGCCTGGGTGGGCACGGCCAGCCTCGACTTCGCCGACGTGTCCGTCCCGGACCTGCTGTCGGAGCTGTCCCGCCGGCTGGACTGGTCCGCGCGGACGGTCGCGCTGCCCGCCGGACGCTACGAGACGGTGCTGCCGCCGTCGGCGGTGTCGGACCTGATGATCCCGCTGATGTGGGCGATGGAGGGCCGCGGCGCGCAGGAGGGGCACACCGCGCTCTCCCGCAGCGGCGGCACCCGCGTCGGCGAGCGGCTCACCGACATCCCGCTGACCCTGTACTCGGATCCGCGCGCCGACCGACTCGCGTACTCGCCGTTCGTCGCGACCACCGCGTCGTCCGACACGGTCTCGGTGTTCGACAACGGCATGGACGCCGCCCGGGTCGACTGGATCCGCGACGGCGTCATCCACGCGCTGGCGTATCCGCGCGCGGCCGCCGCGGAGTTCGAGGCGCCGGTCGCGGTGCCCGGCGACAACCTGCTGCTCACCGGCGGGAGCGCCGCGACGCTCGACGACCTGGTGGCCGGCACGGAACGAGGCCTGCTGCTCACGACGCTGTGGTACATCCGCGAGGTGGACCCGGCGACCGCCCTGCTCACCGGACTGACCCGCGACGGGGTGTACCTGGTCGAGGACGGTGCGGTCACCGCGGCGGTCAACAACTTCCGGTTCAACGAGAGCCCCCTCGATCTGTTGCGCCGCGCGACCGAGGTCGGCGCCACCGAGCCGACCCTGCCGCGGGAGTGGAAGGACTGGTTCACGCGAACCGCGATGCCGCCCATGCGGATTCCGGACTTCCACATGTCGTCGGTGAGCCAGGCTCAGTGA
- a CDS encoding YchJ family protein encodes MAPIGPEDRCPCLSGEQYGQCCGRFHDDTADAPTAEQLMRSRYAAFAVGDADYLLRTWHPSTRPTTLELDPDLVWRRLDVLRTAGGGLLDDTGTVEFVAHYADHGERGSMREHSRFVREHGRWFYVDAMP; translated from the coding sequence ATGGCACCGATCGGTCCCGAGGACCGCTGCCCCTGCCTGTCCGGGGAGCAGTACGGGCAGTGCTGCGGCCGCTTCCACGACGACACCGCCGACGCCCCCACGGCGGAGCAGTTGATGCGCTCGCGGTACGCCGCGTTCGCGGTCGGCGACGCCGACTACCTGCTGCGGACCTGGCATCCGAGCACCCGTCCGACGACCCTGGAGCTGGACCCGGATCTGGTGTGGCGACGCCTCGACGTGCTCCGCACCGCCGGCGGCGGGCTGCTCGACGACACCGGCACAGTCGAGTTCGTCGCCCACTACGCCGACCACGGCGAACGCGGATCCATGCGCGAGCACAGCCGATTCGTCCGGGAGCACGGACGGTGGTTCTACGTGGACGCGATGCCGTAG